The DNA segment AAACAACCGGCGACTATGATATAGACGAAACACTTACCGAAGTAAAAAATGCTGTTGATGGTATAAGTTCTTTCCCCGTTGATGCCGAAAGACCAATTATATACAAACAAAGGTCAATTACTCAAGCAATGTATCTTGGTTTGTCAGGCAATGTAGATTTGATGTCCTTAAAAAAACTGGCAAACGAGATTGAAGATGATTTATTAGCATCAGGAATAATAACTCAATTAAGGATTAACGGATATCCACCAATTGAAATATCAGTTGAAGTAACAGAAGAAAATTTATTAAGATATAATTTAACTTTTGATGAAATCTTAAGAGCTATCACGCTGAATAACAGGGATATATCAGGAGGGCAAATAAAATCAGAAAAGGAAGAAATCCTTATACGCTCACGGTCAAGAAGCGTTAACCCTGATGATATAGGGGAAATTATTCTAAGAGCTAATAATGATGGAAGTCACTTGTTGATAAGAGATATTGCCAATGTTAAACTGAAATTTTCAGATATACCAAGTGCATTCTTAATGAATGGCAAACAGGCAATTTCTTTTTCAGTCAGTAAGCTTCCCGAAGAAGATTTAGACGAAATATCAGCATTCTGTAATAAATATGCAAAAGAATTCAATGCAAATCATAATGATGTAAAATTAGAGGTTTCGTTTGATTTTTTATCAATGTTAGGCAGCAGATTAGAACTGTTATATAAAAATGGTAGTATAGGATTATTTCTTGTAATTTTTTCATTGGCTTTATTTTTAAGTTTCAGGTTATCTTTATGGGTTGCATGGGGAATTCCCGCATCATTTCTGGCAATGTTTATTGTAGGCAGTATGTATGGAATAACTATTAATATGATATCATTATTCGGAATGATATTAGTAATAGGGATATTGGTTGATGATGGGATAGTTATTGCTGAAAATATATATACTCATTTTGAAAAAGGGAAAAGTCCGAGAAGGGCTGCTATTGATGGCACAATGGAAGTATTACCGGCAGTTATTACTTCGGTAACAACTACAATGATTGCATTTTCGCCTTTAATGCTTATTCAAGGTGGAGGACTTGAGTTTATGTTTGAAATGGCATTTGTTGTTGTTTTTAGTTTATTCTTTTCACTATTTGAAGCATTTCTTGTTTTACCGGCACATTTGGGAAGTAAACACATTTTACGTTCTCGTAAAAAATCAGAAAATATTAAAAATATAAGAAGCCATTTGAATAATGCTATTGCTTACATGAGATATAAAATTTACGGATATGTTCTTAAACTTAGTATTAAATGGAAATGGATTACTTTAACAATACCCATATCTTTTTTTATTATTACTATCGGGCTTTTTGGAGGTGGATTTATTAAATATACTATGTTTCCTGCAATTACATTTGATTTTTTTAATATTGATATTGCATTTAAACCCGGTTCAGGCGAAAAAAAGACTTTTGAGTATCTTAAAAAATTTGATGACATTGTTTGGGAAGTAAATGAAGAACTAATTGCTGAATATGGAACAATGCCCGAATATGGTTTACTTCAAAAGCTATTAATAAAAACAGGTATTACAAATATTGATACCAATTCATATATCCAATATACATATTTAGGCATAGGAAATGCATTTAGCGGACAGGAAATAGGCTCGCATACAGGAGGTATTTTTGTAACTCTCAGAGATATGGAAGGGCTTCCTGTTTCAAGTTATGAAATCACTAATAGAATAAGAAAAAAAATTGGTAAAATACCTGAAGCCGAGAAAATGAGTATTGGTGCACATAACAGGTTTGGAAAACCTGTTTCAATTAGCTTGCTTGGAAAAGATTTAAAAGAATTAGAACAGGCAAAAAGGTTTTTAATTGAGGAATTAAATAATTTAACTACTATTACTAATATAACAGATAATAATGCAGCAGGGAAGCAGGAAGTAAGACTAAAATTAAAACCAAAAGCATATTTCTTAGGACTTGATCAAACAAGTATCTTAAACCAGATCAGGCAAGGATTTTTTGGAGGGCAAGCTCAAAGATTACAATCAGGTAAAGATGAAATACGAGTATGGGTAAGATACCCAAAAACAGGCAGGCAAAATCTCGGACAATTAGATGAAATGAAAATTAAAACAGTTTCTGGCGAATATCCTTTAACTGAATTAGTTGATTATACTATTGAACGCGGACCTGTTAATATTAACAGGTTTAATTTATCAAGAGAAATCAGAATAGAAGCCGATCTTGTTGACCCTTATGAATCTGTTCCGCCCATACTACAAAAAATTCGAGAAGATATTGTCCCTAAAGTAAAAGCAAAATATTCAGGTGTTGACATTCAGCATCAGGGACAACAAAGACGTAGCGATGAAGCACAGTCAGAAATGATGAAATACTTTGGAATTGCCTTTGCTATTATTATTTTAATATTGATGATACATTTTAAATCTGCATCACAGGCATTAATAGTAATAATGATGATACCGCTGGCATGGTTAGGCTCAATTTGGGGACATGGTGTTGAGGGTTTTCCTGTTTCAATGTTAAGTGCATGGGGAATGGTAGCTTTATCAGGAATAATAATTAATGACGCTGTGATTTTTCTGGCAAAATATAATTCCCTGCTTCTTGAAGGTCAAAAAGTTATTGATGCGGTTTATAATGCAGGGATTGCAAGATTCAGGGCAATTGTTTTAACTACTATCACAACAGTTATGGGTTTATATCCATTGATAATGGAAAATAGTTTTCAGGCACAATTTCTTATTCCAATGGCTATAGCACTTGCATATGGAGTATTGTTCGGAACGGCATTTATTCTTTTGTTTTTTCCATCTTTAATTTTAGTACTTAATGATATTAAAATATGGACAAGATGGTTATGGAATGGTATATTGCCGACGAGAGAAAGTGTTGAAACCACAATAATAAATAGTAAAAGAACTATTGATTAAATTATTTAAATCAAAAATCGTTAATCAGTGTTCGATATTCGATATTCAAAGAAATCAAATAAAGCACAAAAGTGAATTATTATTTTTACAATCTAATTATAAACAGATGAATATGAACATAATACAAAAACATAAATACATGAAAATAACTAGCATATTAATATTAAGTTTCTTACAAATTTGTTTTGTATTAAACTCAATTTCTCAAGAGAATTTAACATTATCTGATGCAATTCAAAAGTCATTAGAAAACAACTATCAAATAAGGGTTTCAAAACTTAATCTTGATATAGCAAAAAGTAATAACACATGGGGAACAGCAGGTAGATATCCATATATTGGTATTGGTGCTATGCAAGCTAACAGATATGATGACATGCCAAGTCGAATGACTCCCGGCACAAGAGATAAATATAACACATATTCTGTTTCTCCGTTTGCACAATTACAATGGACTTTATTTAATGGTTTTGCTATAAATATAACTAAAGATAAACTGGCTTCATTAGAAAGAATAACCGAAGGAAATGCTGCAATTATTGTTGAAAACACAATTCAGGCAGTAATTCTTGCATATAATAGAGTATTGTTAGAAAATGAAAAGAAAAAAGTAATTGAAGAAATATTAAAACTTTCATCTGACAGATATAATAATATATTACTAAAAAAAGACCTTGGAAGTGCTGTAACTTTTGATGTTTTACAGGCTCAAAATGCGTATTTATCTGATTCTTCCACTTATTTGCTACAACAAATGAACTATAAAAATTCATTGAGAAATCTAAATTTATTACTTGGCGAAAATATTAATACAATATATAATCCAATTGATAATTTTATTGTTCCCGTAAAGCAATACGAAATGGATACTTTACTTTCGAAAATGCTTTCAAATAATAAAACTTTAACAAATCAATATATAAATCAGGAAATTCTAAGAAAAAATATTAAACTTAATAAAAGCTCATTATACCCTTCAATATCTTTAAATTCAGGATATGACAAATCCTATTCAAGTGTTAAATTCGATGGTTCTTCGGCAAGTAATTCAAATGCATACGATTATTATGCAAACTTTTCATTAAGCTATACATTATTTAACGGAGGAAATATTAAAAGTGCTATACAAAATGCAAAAATCGAAGAAAATATCGGACAAATCCAACTTGATGAAATAACACATAGGGTATCTATTCAATTGGCAAATTCTTATGAATTATTTATTATAAGAAAACAACTATATCTGGTTTCTGAGGAAAAATTAAAAACAAATAAACTTAACTTACAAATTGCAGAAGAAAAATTTAATTCAGGAGTAATTAATTCTTTTAATTACAGAGATGTTCAAATTATGTTCTTAAATTCTTCTTTTGAAAAATTAGAAGCAATATATAATCTTATTGAAACTAATTCAGAATTATTAAGATTAACTGGAAGTATTATCTCTGTGCAGTAAAATTTTTTTAATTTTTTCAAACTCAAGCAATAAGGATAATTCGTCAAATATAATTCAAAAAACAGTTTGCTTATACAAAGAGTTAATAAGTTTATAAAATTATTTAAACTTGTTAGTAAATAATCAAATATATATTTTTATATTGATTAAAATTAAACTTAAAGCAAATGATCAAACTGAAAATACTAATCTTCTTAATAATTCTAATATTTTTCTCTATAAACAATTATGCACAACAAATTAAAAAATTCACACCTGATTCAGCAGCATTTTTCGAAGAATTGGAAATATTTATGGATAAAAGTGATAAAAAAAAGGAATCAAAAGAATTAATTGAAAAATTCGCTTTATTCTGGAGTTCAGGAAAACTTTCTGATGATCATATACAAAGGATTTATAATACATCAAATATATTATTAAAAAAAAGAGCAAGAAATTATCCCCATTTTTATGACTATATAAATATTTTGATGGAATTTCATGAAACAGATAATAATCTTAAAAATTATGATTCATGGGAAGAAGCTTTAAATAATATATGTCAAAACAAAAAAATAACACTATCAAAAATTTTAAAATACCTGAATTTTACAAAATATTTACTCCATGACAATACTATTTACAAATCTTCAACATTAAGGTGGGCTGCTGATAATAAAAATTACAAGTTGACTTTTGATGAAACAGTTAAATTAACATTTGATAAAGTAAACATTACTTGTTATGTAAAAAAAGATAGTATAAATATATACAATACTCAAGGAAGCTTTTATCCATTAGAAACTATATGGAAAGGACAAGATGGTATGGTTTTCTGGGATAAATCGGGATTAAGCAAAGATTCTGTATTCACCAAATTAAGTAAATATCAGATAAATATGACAAAATCATATTATGAAGCCGACTCTGTTTTATTTACTAATAAAAATTATTTCAATTATTCATTACACGGTAAATTGAAAGATAAGGTAATGATTATTACTACACCACAAAGAACTACTTATCCGCGATTTGAATCTTATCAGACTCGTTTTGAAATTAAAGATATTTTTAAAAATATTGATTATTTAGGTGGTTTTACAATGCGTGGAATAAAATTTATTGGAACAGGTAGCGATGTTGAAGATGCATATTTATTTTTATACAGGAAAGTTGAAATTGAAAAAAATAATGAAATTATTATTGAAGATAAATTGTTTTTAAAAGCTGCATCAAAATTTTTTGTATTTCGCCTTGACAATATTATTGGAAAAAACAGTGCTATAAGTATGTATCTTGATCAGGATTCAATTTTCCACCCGGGTTTATTACTTAAATATATTGATGAAACAAGAGAAGTAAATTTAATCCGTGATGACGATCCTGAAAGCAGGTCAAAAAGTCCGTATTACAATACATATCACAATATAGATATGGATTTTGAACTTCTTCGCTGGAAAATTGATGATCCAAATATTGATTTTACAATGTTAAGAGGTTCCGCCATAAATCAAGCTACTTTTGAATCGTTTAATTTTTTCAGTGCATCAAGGTATTACAAATTTCAGGGAATGGATGATGTACATATTTATATTATTTTAAGAAATTTTGCTAAAAAATATGATACTGAAGAATTTACAGGGCTTGAACTTGCCGATTACATGAAAAAATCACTCCACTCGGTAAGACAAATGTTGATAAGATTATCATACATGGGAATAGTTGATTATTTTTCAACTATAGATATAGTAAGGATTAAACAAAGACTTTATGACTATCTTGATGCCGTTGTTGGTGAAAAAGATTACGATGTTCTTGATTTCATTTCTAATACAGATGCTCCTCTTAATAATGCTACTCTAAATTTGAAAAACTTTGACCTGCAAATTTTTGGTATTCCTGAAATACATGTTAGTGATTCTCAAAATGTTGTTTTTTATCCTAAAGGACAAAAAATACTATTAAAAAAAGATAGGAACTTTGATTTTGAAGGAGTTGTAAATGCTGGACTTTTTACTTTTTTTGGGCAGAATTTTACTTTTAAATATGATAGTTTTAAAGTTGACCTTAACGAAATTGATTCACTAAGATTAAGAGTAAAAGCCGGTGTTGACAATTGGGGGCAAAGAAAACTTGAAAATGTAAGATCAGTGATTGAAAGTGTTACAGGCGAATTACTTATTGATGACCCAAATAATAAATCAGGTGTAAAAGATATTCCTCAATATCCAATTTTTTATAGCAATAAAGACTCATATATTTATTATGATAAAACATATATTCAAAAAGGTGTATATAAAAAAGATGATTTTTATTTTAAATTAGATCCATATACAATAGATAGTTTAAATAATTTCTCAACTGAAGGAATGGGATATGACGGCACACTATATTCTAGTGGAATTTTCCCTGAATTCACCGAAATGGTTGTTTTACAAGAGGATAATTCCCTAGGTTTTGTCCACAAAACTCCTGAAAATGGATTTCCTATATTTGGTGGGAAAGGAAATTATAATAATGATATTGCTTTAAGTAACCGCGGATTAAGAGGCGATGGAATATTAACATACCTTACTTCTACTACATATTCTGATGATTTTATATTTTTTCCTGATTCAATGAATACTTTAGCTCAAAAATTTATTAATGATAAAAAAATGAAAGGTGTTAAATATCCGTCAGTTGAAGGTGAGGATATAAAAATTCACTGGGAACCGTACGAAGATGAATTATTAGCCTCTAATGTTAAAGAACCAATGATAATTTTTGACAAACAAGGATATATAAACGGTGAAATAAAACTTGAACCTACTGAAATGACCGCAAATGGAAGTATCCATATTGAAGATTCACGGTTAAAATCAGACTTATTCAAATTTTCAGACGAAACAATAGACTCAAAATATACAAAATTTGACATCAGAACTACTGACCTTACTGAATTTACATTCAGAAGTGATAGTGTTAAATCTCATATTGATTTTGTTAAAAAAAATGCAAGTTTTAAATCAAATAAAGAAGTAACACAAATTCAACTTCCTCAAAATCAATACCATGCGTATATTGAATCGTTTACATGGGAAATGGATGAAGAAAAAATTTCAATGTCAACAGAATATATGGTCAAAATAATTGAAAGCGGAGTTGAAAAATATGTACCAAAGGAACGAAAAGGCAACATTCCAATAGGTTCACAGTTTATTTCAGTACATCCAAAACAAGATTCATTAAATTTTATTTCGCCGGAATCTGAATACGATTTAAAAGATTATATTTTATTTTCACGTAAAGTTAAATATATTAAAGTTGCCGATGCAACTGTTTACCCCGGCGATGGAGATGTTACGGTTGAGAAAAAAGCAAAAATGCGAACATTAATTAATGCAAGTATTCTTGCAAGTAATACAACAAAATATCATAAATTTTATAATGCATCAGTTAATATTCATGGTGCTAAAAAATATTCCGGCTCTGGAAATTACACCTATACAGATGAAAATAATAAGGAACAGGAAATTTACTTTAACCTTATTGCAGTTGACACATCAATACAAACATTTGCAAGTGGAAAAATAATTGAATCACAGAATTTTACATTAAATCCACAATTTCCATATTTTGGTAATGTAAAATTATCTGCCGAAAACATATATTTAACATTTGACGGACAGGTTAAAATTATTCATGAATGCTATAAAACCCCTATGCGATGGGTAAAATTCACTACTGAGATTAATCCAAAACAAATTTTTATTCCTATTTCAAAAAATCCGGTTAACCAAAACAATACTGACCTTTATACAGGAATAATGTTTCACATCGATTCAACTCATGTTTTTTCTACATTTTTATCATCAAAAAAAAGACATAGCGATAAATATATTGTAACTGCTGATGGTTACCTTTTCTTTGATAAAAACTCAAAAAAATATACAATTTCTAACAAAAAAAAGTTAATGGATTTTGATACTACAGGAAATTTCATAAGCATTCACCGAACATTCTGCAACATATATGGAGAAGGGAAATTAGACCTAAGGACAAAACTAGGGCAAGTTAAACTTGAAACAGTTGGAAACGCAAACCATAACATGAAAAAGGATGAAATTAGTTTTGATCTTATAATGGCAATAGACTTTTTCTTTGATGAACGTGCAATAAATATTATAGGAGATACACTTGCTCAAAATCCGAATTTAACAGCTATAAATGTTAAAAGACAAGCATACACCAAGGGTCTTGCTGAATTAATTGACCCACAACTTGCAGATGCACTTATACAAGAAGCAAGTTTATTTGGAACTTATAAAAAATTCCCTAAAGAATTGGAACACACAATATTACTTACTGACCTGAAACTTAAATGGAACACTGAAACAAGTTCGTATCGTTCAACAGGTAAAATCGGTATTGGAAGTATAATGAAAACTCAAATAAATAAATTTGTAGATGGTTATCTCGAAATTGAAACAAAAAGATCAGGACATTCATTTGGTTTATATCTTGAAATCGACAAAAATAACTGGTATTTCTTTTATTATAAACGAGGCTTAATGCAGGCATATTCTTCTAATGCCGAATTTAACACAATTGTCCACGACCTTAAAGCATCAAAAAGAAAAATGGAAGTTGCACGAGGCGAAGAATCATACTTGTTCTTTCTCTCAAACGAAAGAAAAAGAAGAGAATTTCTACGAAGATTTATTGACGATGATAAAGAGGAAGATGATTATGATGGAGAATTTGGAGGGTAAACAGTTTTTGTTTTAAAATAACGGTTCTACCACAAATTTAATGGAAATAATTAATTTTTGTCACTCCTAATTAAGTTTATTTATAATGCTAAAATGCTAAAATGATTAAATGATTAAATATTGTAACCAATAAGTTCTGTAATAATTAACCTATGCGATTTAGCAATGTTTTAATCTCGTAAGTATAGGATTATAGTAAATTTAGGCTTAGGTTTAAAATGACGTTTATAAGTTTGTATATCTTTTAGTCAAAAAAAAAGGACAATAAAGTGAATAACGAATATCGATTAACGAATAATGAATCAAGAAGTTGAAAGTATTGAAACTGTACAGAAAAATCATAAATAATAAATAATTCAATCGAAAATAAATCAAAAATCGTTAATCAGTGTTCTGTGTTCGATATTCAAAAAAGATGAATGAAAAAGACTGGAAAATATAACAAATATATAATTATACTTAAAACAACGTAATGCTAAACCATAGCCTAAATTTATTTTAGCATTCTATTATTTAAGCATTTAAGCATTTAAGCATTTTATCATTTGTCAACGTTCCACTAAATTCGCAGTAGTACCAAAATAACTAAATTTTTATTTCAAAAACTTCCAATTCTTTAATTGTTTTATTATCAATAATAAACCTTACCATTGTCCTGACATTTTGAAAACCCGATTTTCCTGCTGCACCCGGATTAATATGTAATAAATTAAGCTTATTATCATTCATAACTTTAAGAATATGTGAATGTCCCGAAATAAATAATTTTGGAGTATTATTAAAAATCTCAGGTTTTACATATTCTGAATAATTGCCGGGATAACCACCAATATGAGTGAGCCAAACATCAACTTCTTCACAAAAAAAACGCAAATGCTGAGGAAAATATTTTCTTATTTCTGTACCATCAACATTGCCGTAAACTCCTTTTAGAGTTTTAAATTCCATTAGCTTATTAACTACATCAATATTTCCAAAATCTCCTGCATGCCATATCTCATCACAATCATTAAAAAATTCATAAATTTTTTCATCAAAATATGTATGTGTATCCGATAATAATCCGATTTTCTTCATCTTGTTGCAGATTTAATTAATTTTACCTTTTAAAAATATTATTTTTACAATTTGAATTAAATTTATTGTAAATATAATTTGTTTATAAAGTTCATTCTTTTAGTAGTCATTGCGAGGAGGAACGACGAAGCCTGCCTGACGGTAGGCAGGCAGGCTGATATTCAGCACATTGAAATACAAGATTGCTTCACTTTGTTCGCAATGACGTAATTTATAAACAAACTTTAATTAGATTTTAAATGAACATTTTTTATACACCTGATATTTTGTCTGACAATTACACTCTGAATGAAACCGAATCAAAACATTGTGTCAAGGTGCTAAAACACAAAGTTAATGACTTAATATATTTGATTGATGGAAAAGGAGGTTTTTATACGGCAAAAATTACAGATAATAATCATAAAAAAATAAAATTTATTGTTCAGAAGGTAATTAAAGAATATAACAAAAGTAATTTTTATTTGCATATAGCAATGGCTCCGCCTAAAAATATTTCAAGGTTTGAATGGTTTCTTGAAAAAACAACTGAGATAGGAATTGATGAAATTACACCAATTATTTGTGAACATTCTGAAAGAAAAATAATTAACATCGAAAGATTGAATAAAATTATTATTTCAGCAATTAAACAATCAAAAAAAGCATATCTTCCAAAATTAAATGAAATTGAAGATTATAAAACATTTATTAATCGCAGTTTATCAGATACAAAATACATAGCTTATTGTAATGAAACAGAATTAAAAACATTAAAAAGTATTTATAACAATGAAACAAAAGTTTTAATAATGATAGGACCTGAAGGAGATTTTTCTCCTACTGAATTATTATTAGCTGAAAAGAATAAATATGAAGGAATAAGCCTTGGGAAAAGCAGGTTAAGAACTGAAACCGCAGGTATTGTTGCTTGTCATACTATTAATTTAATAAATCAATAAGATGAAACATTATATTTCACACATTTCCTTGTTGGTAGAAATAATTACAAAAAAAACAAACAAATGAAAATCATATTAACAACAATATTATTTATATTCAATTTTTATTTTGTTTATTCACAGGAAACATCTGTAAAAATAGGATTGTTAAAATATAATGGAGGTGGTGATTGGTATGCAAATCCTACATCATTGCCAAACCTTATAAAATTTTGTAACCAAAACATTAATACATCAATAAATTCTGAATATGCCGAAGTAGAAGTTGGAAGTAACGAAATTTTCAATTATCCCTTTATTCACATGACAGGTCATGGTAATGTGATATTTTCAGCTCATGATGTTCAAAATCTTAAAAATTACCTTATTGCAGGAGGTTTTTTACATATTGATGATAATTACGGTATGAATAAATTTATAGTACGAGAAATGAAAAAAGTATTCCCCGATAATGAATTTGTTGAATTACCTCACTCCTATCCTATTTATCATCAAAAATATGATTTTCAAAATGGCTTGCCCAAAATACACGAACATGATAATAAACCACCACAAGGTTTTGGAATAATATATAATGGAAG comes from the Bacteroidales bacterium genome and includes:
- a CDS encoding efflux RND transporter permease subunit; this translates as MKKIITIFVKYPFYANIIIVILILGGWIGISNMKKSFFPERQSRNITITVTYPGASPKEMEEGITVRIEEAIRGIVGIKEINSTSSENFSRVRIETTGDYDIDETLTEVKNAVDGISSFPVDAERPIIYKQRSITQAMYLGLSGNVDLMSLKKLANEIEDDLLASGIITQLRINGYPPIEISVEVTEENLLRYNLTFDEILRAITLNNRDISGGQIKSEKEEILIRSRSRSVNPDDIGEIILRANNDGSHLLIRDIANVKLKFSDIPSAFLMNGKQAISFSVSKLPEEDLDEISAFCNKYAKEFNANHNDVKLEVSFDFLSMLGSRLELLYKNGSIGLFLVIFSLALFLSFRLSLWVAWGIPASFLAMFIVGSMYGITINMISLFGMILVIGILVDDGIVIAENIYTHFEKGKSPRRAAIDGTMEVLPAVITSVTTTMIAFSPLMLIQGGGLEFMFEMAFVVVFSLFFSLFEAFLVLPAHLGSKHILRSRKKSENIKNIRSHLNNAIAYMRYKIYGYVLKLSIKWKWITLTIPISFFIITIGLFGGGFIKYTMFPAITFDFFNIDIAFKPGSGEKKTFEYLKKFDDIVWEVNEELIAEYGTMPEYGLLQKLLIKTGITNIDTNSYIQYTYLGIGNAFSGQEIGSHTGGIFVTLRDMEGLPVSSYEITNRIRKKIGKIPEAEKMSIGAHNRFGKPVSISLLGKDLKELEQAKRFLIEELNNLTTITNITDNNAAGKQEVRLKLKPKAYFLGLDQTSILNQIRQGFFGGQAQRLQSGKDEIRVWVRYPKTGRQNLGQLDEMKIKTVSGEYPLTELVDYTIERGPVNINRFNLSREIRIEADLVDPYESVPPILQKIREDIVPKVKAKYSGVDIQHQGQQRRSDEAQSEMMKYFGIAFAIIILILMIHFKSASQALIVIMMIPLAWLGSIWGHGVEGFPVSMLSAWGMVALSGIIINDAVIFLAKYNSLLLEGQKVIDAVYNAGIARFRAIVLTTITTVMGLYPLIMENSFQAQFLIPMAIALAYGVLFGTAFILLFFPSLILVLNDIKIWTRWLWNGILPTRESVETTIINSKRTID
- a CDS encoding TolC family protein, whose protein sequence is MKITSILILSFLQICFVLNSISQENLTLSDAIQKSLENNYQIRVSKLNLDIAKSNNTWGTAGRYPYIGIGAMQANRYDDMPSRMTPGTRDKYNTYSVSPFAQLQWTLFNGFAINITKDKLASLERITEGNAAIIVENTIQAVILAYNRVLLENEKKKVIEEILKLSSDRYNNILLKKDLGSAVTFDVLQAQNAYLSDSSTYLLQQMNYKNSLRNLNLLLGENINTIYNPIDNFIVPVKQYEMDTLLSKMLSNNKTLTNQYINQEILRKNIKLNKSSLYPSISLNSGYDKSYSSVKFDGSSASNSNAYDYYANFSLSYTLFNGGNIKSAIQNAKIEENIGQIQLDEITHRVSIQLANSYELFIIRKQLYLVSEEKLKTNKLNLQIAEEKFNSGVINSFNYRDVQIMFLNSSFEKLEAIYNLIETNSELLRLTGSIISVQ
- a CDS encoding metallophosphoesterase family protein, with product MKKIGLLSDTHTYFDEKIYEFFNDCDEIWHAGDFGNIDVVNKLMEFKTLKGVYGNVDGTEIRKYFPQHLRFFCEEVDVWLTHIGGYPGNYSEYVKPEIFNNTPKLFISGHSHILKVMNDNKLNLLHINPGAAGKSGFQNVRTMVRFIIDNKTIKELEVFEIKI
- a CDS encoding 16S rRNA (uracil(1498)-N(3))-methyltransferase, translating into MNIFYTPDILSDNYTLNETESKHCVKVLKHKVNDLIYLIDGKGGFYTAKITDNNHKKIKFIVQKVIKEYNKSNFYLHIAMAPPKNISRFEWFLEKTTEIGIDEITPIICEHSERKIINIERLNKIIISAIKQSKKAYLPKLNEIEDYKTFINRSLSDTKYIAYCNETELKTLKSIYNNETKVLIMIGPEGDFSPTELLLAEKNKYEGISLGKSRLRTETAGIVACHTINLINQ
- a CDS encoding DUF4159 domain-containing protein, coding for MKIILTTILFIFNFYFVYSQETSVKIGLLKYNGGGDWYANPTSLPNLIKFCNQNINTSINSEYAEVEVGSNEIFNYPFIHMTGHGNVIFSAHDVQNLKNYLIAGGFLHIDDNYGMNKFIVREMKKVFPDNEFVELPHSYPIYHQKYDFQNGLPKIHEHDNKPPQGFGIIYNGRLVCFYTYECDLGDGWEDPEIHNDSEAIRLKALKMGANIIQYVFEH